In Dyadobacter sp. NIV53, a single window of DNA contains:
- a CDS encoding gamma-glutamylcyclotransferase has protein sequence MAAGPEYLFVYGTLMQGFSNPFAQKLHASSVFKGNGSFPGLLYKIDWYPGAVYEKDSESTVYGEVYELQNVPDLIRELDEYEEVFEDENVSLYVRRIVPVKMEDESVLDCWIYLYNQPVVDLVKIESGIFRG, from the coding sequence ATGGCAGCAGGCCCGGAATATTTATTCGTTTATGGCACCCTCATGCAGGGATTCAGTAATCCTTTTGCCCAAAAACTGCATGCTTCTTCTGTTTTTAAAGGTAACGGATCATTCCCTGGTTTGTTATACAAAATAGACTGGTATCCGGGTGCTGTTTATGAAAAAGACAGTGAATCAACAGTTTATGGTGAAGTGTACGAACTACAAAATGTACCAGATCTGATCAGGGAACTGGATGAGTACGAGGAAGTTTTTGAAGACGAAAATGTAAGTTTATACGTCAGGCGGATTGTTCCTGTAAAAATGGAAGATGAGTCTGTTTTGGATTGCTGGATATATTTGTACAATCAGCCGGTGGTGGATTTGGTAAAGATTGAAAGCGGAATCTTCCGTGGATAG
- a CDS encoding type III pantothenate kinase yields MLLAVDVGNTDTVFGLYQTGTWNHIWRMRSLVHENVSHYESKLRLHFLEAGLSFGDVKTVVLCSVVPDMTPIIQKMLRSLFGDEIIMVGPDIYPELDIAIDHPHEIGADLIANAVAVMSRYKQNCVVVDFGTALTFTTVSKDGKILGVAILPGLVTAVKALFANTAQLPEVPLKLPASAIGKNTTEAIQAGILLGYEGLVKSLILRIRTELGGDCIAVATGGLSSIIETLKDEFVEIDRKLTLDGLRIIGERVKSF; encoded by the coding sequence ATGCTATTAGCAGTCGACGTTGGTAATACCGACACCGTTTTTGGACTTTATCAGACAGGCACCTGGAACCATATATGGCGCATGCGTTCATTGGTCCATGAAAATGTATCACATTATGAATCAAAATTAAGGCTGCATTTTTTAGAAGCAGGTTTATCATTTGGCGATGTAAAAACGGTTGTGTTATGCAGTGTTGTACCGGATATGACACCGATCATTCAAAAAATGCTGCGTTCACTATTTGGAGATGAAATTATTATGGTCGGGCCGGATATTTATCCCGAACTGGATATTGCCATTGATCATCCCCACGAAATCGGGGCCGACCTGATTGCCAATGCAGTAGCGGTGATGTCACGCTATAAACAAAATTGTGTAGTTGTCGATTTTGGTACGGCACTTACATTTACGACTGTTTCCAAAGATGGGAAAATATTAGGTGTTGCGATTTTGCCGGGTTTGGTAACGGCTGTTAAAGCACTCTTTGCCAATACGGCCCAGCTTCCCGAAGTTCCATTAAAATTGCCTGCTTCTGCTATTGGAAAAAATACGACAGAAGCAATCCAGGCAGGAATTTTACTGGGTTACGAAGGTTTGGTAAAATCACTTATTCTCAGGATCAGGACCGAACTGGGTGGAGATTGCATTGCAGTTGCCACGGGTGGGTTATCATCTATAATTGAAACACTCAAAGACGAATTTGTAGAAATCGACAGAAAACTAACACTGGACGGTCTGAGAATCATAGGAGAAAGAGTGAAAAGTTTTTAA
- a CDS encoding glycoside hydrolase family 32 protein: MLKNLVIAVFLGIAILSCQNKDKKEEEESTKRELYRPVYHFTPIQNWINDPNGMVYLDGEYHLFYQYNPFGNEWGHMSWGHAVSKDLLTWEHLPVALKEFRNKDDTTQTMIFSGSAVIDSANTSGFFEKGKKNGMVAIYTSNVHASGKGVAQHQSIAYSADKGRTWKQYDKNPVLNIGLKDFRDPNVFWYAPDKKWIMSVVKPLDYTVQFYQSQNLKEWKLMSEFGKKGDMTKIWECPALFPIPVEGSDQKKWILTVSSGHRQKNYLAMQYFVGDFDGKTFTPQKQDEILYVDEGKDFYAGIPFNSLPASHTKPVMIGWINDWEYANKLPSAKFKGSMSVPRELSLQSTPAGYRLIQTPVSLKSKQEAGLDEKDLKVSGNHSLDFSGESYEVEAEISLGSAKKIGINLLKSGSEESSLTYDVSSSTLSFDRKKSGNVDFHERFPSIESVTVKPQNGVLKLHLLVDQSVVEIFANDGEKVMTDMVFPTKHEGKIELVSDGEVIFKSLAIHGIK; encoded by the coding sequence ATGTTGAAAAACTTAGTTATTGCCGTGTTCTTGGGAATTGCCATATTATCATGCCAGAATAAAGATAAAAAGGAAGAGGAAGAATCGACTAAAAGAGAACTTTACCGGCCGGTTTACCACTTTACTCCAATACAAAACTGGATCAATGATCCGAACGGTATGGTATATCTGGATGGTGAATATCATTTGTTTTACCAGTATAATCCGTTCGGCAACGAATGGGGACACATGAGCTGGGGACATGCTGTTAGTAAAGATCTGCTGACGTGGGAGCATCTGCCAGTTGCATTGAAGGAATTCAGAAATAAGGATGACACGACACAAACCATGATCTTTTCGGGAAGTGCAGTAATTGATAGTGCCAATACTTCCGGCTTTTTTGAAAAAGGCAAAAAAAATGGAATGGTCGCGATTTACACTTCCAATGTGCACGCCAGCGGAAAGGGAGTAGCCCAGCATCAGAGCATTGCCTATAGTGCCGACAAAGGCCGGACATGGAAACAATATGATAAAAATCCGGTGCTGAATATTGGGTTAAAAGATTTTCGTGACCCGAATGTTTTCTGGTATGCACCCGATAAAAAATGGATTATGAGCGTGGTGAAACCGCTGGATTATACGGTTCAGTTTTATCAGTCACAGAACCTGAAAGAATGGAAACTGATGAGCGAGTTTGGGAAAAAAGGTGATATGACTAAAATTTGGGAATGCCCGGCATTGTTTCCCATTCCTGTGGAAGGAAGCGATCAGAAGAAATGGATCCTCACAGTTTCCAGCGGGCACCGGCAAAAAAATTATCTGGCGATGCAATACTTTGTGGGAGATTTTGACGGAAAAACTTTTACTCCGCAAAAGCAGGACGAAATTCTGTATGTAGATGAAGGAAAGGATTTTTATGCAGGAATTCCATTCAACAGTCTTCCCGCAAGTCATACAAAACCGGTGATGATTGGCTGGATCAATGACTGGGAATATGCCAATAAATTGCCTTCTGCCAAATTTAAAGGTTCTATGTCTGTACCTCGGGAACTGAGCTTGCAGTCTACGCCGGCAGGTTACAGGCTGATTCAAACTCCGGTTTCTCTCAAATCAAAACAGGAAGCTGGGCTGGATGAAAAAGACCTCAAAGTATCCGGTAACCATTCGCTTGATTTCAGTGGAGAATCTTATGAAGTGGAAGCTGAGATCAGTCTGGGCTCTGCCAAAAAAATAGGGATTAATTTGTTAAAAAGCGGAAGTGAGGAAAGCAGCCTGACGTACGATGTTTCAAGCAGCACCTTATCTTTTGACCGGAAGAAATCAGGAAACGTGGATTTCCACGAACGTTTCCCAAGTATTGAGTCCGTAACAGTGAAACCACAAAATGGTGTATTAAAACTCCATCTATTGGTAGATCAGTCGGTGGTGGAGATTTTTGCGAACGATGGTGAAAAAGTAATGACCGATATGGTTTTCCCAACCAAACACGAAGGTAAAATAGAATTGGTTTCTGACGGTGAAGTTATCTTTAAATCACTGGCGATCCACGGAATTAAATGA
- a CDS encoding TonB-dependent receptor: protein MDKRLLMMVFAILCSMQLAFAQNSITVSGTVKSADGEVLPGVSVLEKGKTNGAVSDVDGKYSIAVASNATLVFSYVGMLAKEVAVENKSIVDVTLNADAKSLNEVVVVGYTSSRKEDLTGAVVVVDLEPIKNTSSGNPMQALQGRVPGLYVEKTGTPSGDNSRILIRGVNTLGNTDPLYVIDGVPTKRSQVFQSLNSSAIKSVQVLKDASASSIYGSRASNGVIIVTTNNGGNTDGKINVQFNSSISSQSEKPQRFKMLNAVDRGRALWQASVNDGVDPASGYGEIYSFDWNKNFQNPVLNSVSVKPLVGGDPNTPAGDTDWQKEMYKKGYVTNNDLTLSTGTKNSSLLINLGYIHNSGMLKYTKYKRISGRINAATSLINDRVKFGINTQVVTSDETLVATDLGNAPTPGLAITLAPTIPVYTLDGQFAGPVGSGYSDRNNPLHMQYINRWDNTNRTFLFGNVFTEIEPVKNLFIRSSLGMDNAAYSLKNIEQSYKEGFIARSLNSLTLNNNKFLSLTWSNTARFNFSLGEHQFKLLAGIESIKDNLNDVTSYKENFAVQTEDYFVLSAGSGNANSFGTATGSRLLSQFARVDYAFSDRYLAALTVRRDGSSRFGPDNRYGIFPAVSVGWRIDKEAFMKNVSAISNLKLRAGAGRVGNQDIGDLARFGLFEPRYGTLASQAPNGHNSFFDQYWNIGTAYDLNGTNTGNLPSGFVSTQAPNAALKWETTDELNVGLDFGFLEGSIVGSLDYFTRKTSDILIKPPVAAAVGEGQLKFVNGATKTNKGFELSLGYLGKPAGDFTYSIFTNFGRFRDKITVLPEEVRSAFAGNAVTTIIGHSQLDLFGYRTDGLFQNQAEVDGHATQVGAAPGRIRYVDLNNDGVINTLDQEFFGTTLPGLEYSARVDIGYKNFDFSFFGSGIAGRTGFDPYTFYNDFIRGRDNVGPGVFDAWSPQNTGSKTPALTLSDGNGETRTSDYFNVNTSYFKLRNVQLGYTLKDLPVGKIGLEQLRLYVMAENLFWIKSKSFKGPDPERINVNDIPVPRVFTFGVNLNF from the coding sequence ATGGACAAACGATTACTAATGATGGTGTTTGCCATCCTGTGCAGTATGCAACTGGCATTTGCACAAAATTCGATTACTGTATCGGGAACTGTCAAATCTGCTGACGGAGAGGTGCTTCCGGGTGTGAGTGTACTTGAAAAAGGGAAAACCAACGGAGCTGTAAGTGATGTGGACGGGAAATATAGCATCGCGGTAGCTTCCAATGCAACGCTGGTATTTTCGTACGTAGGGATGCTTGCCAAAGAAGTGGCAGTGGAGAATAAATCAATTGTAGATGTAACCCTCAATGCCGATGCTAAAAGCCTGAACGAAGTGGTAGTGGTTGGTTATACAAGTTCACGAAAAGAAGACCTCACCGGTGCCGTTGTTGTAGTTGACCTGGAACCTATTAAAAATACCAGTTCAGGGAATCCGATGCAGGCTTTGCAAGGACGTGTGCCGGGATTATATGTAGAAAAAACGGGCACGCCTTCCGGAGATAACAGCCGGATTTTGATACGTGGAGTTAATACATTGGGAAATACTGATCCGCTTTATGTAATTGACGGGGTTCCAACCAAACGTTCTCAGGTATTTCAAAGCCTCAATTCAAGTGCGATCAAATCTGTTCAGGTATTGAAAGATGCTTCGGCTTCATCTATCTATGGGTCAAGGGCTTCCAATGGTGTCATTATTGTTACAACCAATAACGGCGGAAATACAGATGGCAAGATCAATGTCCAGTTCAATTCCAGTATTTCTTCCCAATCTGAAAAACCGCAGCGTTTTAAAATGCTGAATGCCGTTGACCGTGGCCGTGCACTTTGGCAGGCTTCTGTAAATGACGGTGTTGATCCGGCATCAGGTTATGGCGAAATTTATTCATTTGACTGGAATAAAAATTTCCAGAATCCTGTCCTCAATAGTGTGAGTGTAAAACCACTGGTTGGCGGTGACCCGAATACGCCGGCAGGTGATACGGACTGGCAGAAAGAAATGTACAAAAAGGGTTATGTTACCAATAACGACCTGACACTTTCTACCGGAACAAAAAATTCATCACTGCTGATCAATCTGGGATATATCCACAATTCCGGAATGCTGAAATACACGAAGTATAAAAGGATTTCGGGAAGGATCAATGCAGCAACGAGCCTGATTAATGACAGAGTAAAATTCGGGATCAATACGCAGGTGGTAACTTCCGATGAAACACTGGTGGCTACCGATCTTGGTAATGCACCAACACCCGGCCTTGCCATCACTCTGGCACCTACAATTCCGGTTTACACACTCGACGGGCAGTTTGCAGGACCAGTCGGTTCGGGTTACTCAGACAGAAATAATCCGCTGCACATGCAGTATATCAATCGCTGGGATAATACAAACCGGACTTTTCTTTTCGGGAATGTATTTACAGAAATTGAACCCGTGAAAAATCTTTTTATCAGGTCTTCCCTCGGAATGGACAATGCAGCATATTCACTCAAAAATATTGAACAATCTTATAAAGAAGGATTTATAGCCCGTTCCCTGAACAGTCTTACGCTTAACAATAATAAATTTTTGAGCCTGACCTGGTCCAATACAGCACGTTTTAATTTCTCATTGGGCGAGCATCAGTTCAAACTTCTGGCGGGTATTGAATCAATTAAAGACAATCTGAATGATGTTACTTCCTACAAGGAGAACTTTGCCGTACAAACGGAGGACTATTTCGTATTAAGTGCAGGATCGGGTAATGCCAATAGTTTTGGTACAGCAACGGGAAGCAGGCTTTTATCTCAGTTTGCGCGTGTTGATTATGCATTTTCGGACCGGTATCTGGCTGCCCTGACCGTTCGCCGGGATGGTTCCTCCCGTTTTGGGCCGGATAATCGTTATGGAATTTTTCCAGCCGTTTCTGTTGGCTGGAGAATTGATAAAGAAGCATTCATGAAAAATGTGTCGGCTATATCCAATCTGAAATTAAGGGCCGGAGCCGGCCGTGTCGGTAATCAGGATATTGGTGACCTGGCAAGATTCGGGCTCTTTGAACCACGTTATGGAACATTGGCCTCGCAAGCTCCAAATGGGCACAATTCCTTTTTTGATCAATACTGGAACATTGGTACAGCTTATGATTTGAACGGCACCAACACAGGAAATTTACCATCCGGCTTTGTTTCCACACAAGCACCTAATGCAGCTTTGAAATGGGAGACAACGGATGAACTGAACGTAGGCCTCGATTTTGGATTTCTTGAAGGAAGCATCGTTGGCTCGCTGGATTATTTTACAAGAAAAACCAGTGATATCCTGATCAAACCTCCCGTTGCGGCGGCTGTTGGCGAAGGACAATTGAAATTTGTAAACGGAGCTACGAAAACGAACAAAGGTTTTGAACTTTCATTGGGTTATCTGGGCAAACCGGCAGGAGATTTCACATACAGCATTTTTACCAATTTTGGGCGTTTCAGGGATAAAATAACGGTTTTACCCGAAGAAGTGCGCTCTGCATTTGCAGGAAATGCGGTTACTACCATTATCGGCCATTCCCAACTGGATCTTTTCGGATACAGAACTGACGGGCTTTTCCAGAATCAGGCAGAAGTGGATGGGCACGCTACACAGGTTGGAGCCGCTCCCGGCCGTATCCGCTACGTCGATCTGAATAATGATGGGGTGATCAATACACTTGACCAGGAATTTTTCGGCACCACTTTACCCGGACTGGAATACAGCGCCAGAGTCGATATTGGATACAAAAACTTTGACTTTTCATTTTTTGGTTCAGGTATTGCCGGAAGAACAGGATTTGACCCATACACTTTTTACAATGATTTTATTCGTGGACGTGACAATGTCGGCCCCGGTGTTTTTGACGCCTGGTCGCCTCAGAACACAGGTTCTAAGACTCCCGCCCTTACTTTATCTGATGGCAACGGCGAAACCCGTACTTCCGATTATTTCAATGTAAATACTTCCTATTTCAAATTACGGAACGTACAGCTGGGATATACTTTAAAAGATCTTCCGGTTGGTAAAATAGGATTGGAACAGCTGAGATTGTATGTCATGGCGGAAAATTTATTCTGGATCAAAAGTAAGAGCTTCAAAGGGCCTGATCCTGAAAGAATTAATGTAAATGACATTCCTGTACCACGCGTTTTCACATTTGGTGTCAATCTTAATTTCTAG
- a CDS encoding RagB/SusD family nutrient uptake outer membrane protein has product MKKNILVINLLLTALLTFASCSDFLDYEPQGTLSTESVSTPANAEALVTAAYAGIGNDEMIGPMTSMWVYGSVRSDDAYKGGGGVADVADINFYEQYNLTQAQQGDGFMHPYTWENFYKAISRTNFAIKTINTFSETDFPLKNTRLGELRFLRAHSHFMLKMLFNRIPYITEILSSEDILKTSNQEFTSDQLWDKIAEDFQFAIDNLPETQTQIGRASKLSASAYLAKLRLYQAYEQDDSHKVTNINKTRLQEVVTLTQTVISSGKYNLQPDFAENFLDGYDNGPESIFAIQYSINDGTALGRISTVTGLNYPHGAPQYGCCGFHQPSQNLANAFGTGADGLPKFDNFNETSIDFNTATVDPRVDHTIGIDGHPYKYNAALPFSNAWIRDAGVYGNFQSMKEQQLATCSCYKKQGPFIGTSKNIDIIRYADVLLFQAEAYIELGQQALALPLINKVRERAAASTARTKKADGTDPSKYLIKPYTAANWTQAYARKALQWERRLEFAMESPRFFDLVRWGIAEPTLNAYLAKEKTRRSYLNGARFTAGRDEYLPIPQKEINFTKGLYKQNPGF; this is encoded by the coding sequence ATGAAAAAGAACATATTAGTAATCAATCTGCTGTTGACAGCTTTGCTGACATTTGCCTCATGCAGCGATTTTCTTGACTACGAACCGCAGGGCACTTTGTCCACCGAAAGCGTTTCTACTCCTGCAAATGCGGAAGCACTGGTAACTGCTGCCTACGCCGGAATCGGCAACGATGAAATGATCGGGCCGATGACGAGTATGTGGGTATATGGGAGTGTACGTTCGGATGATGCATATAAAGGAGGCGGCGGTGTGGCGGATGTGGCAGATATTAATTTTTATGAACAGTACAACCTCACACAGGCACAGCAAGGCGACGGATTCATGCATCCTTATACGTGGGAAAATTTTTACAAAGCTATTTCCAGGACGAACTTTGCCATTAAAACGATCAATACTTTTTCGGAAACAGATTTCCCGTTAAAAAATACACGTTTGGGCGAACTGCGCTTTTTGAGGGCTCATTCTCATTTTATGCTCAAAATGCTTTTTAACCGCATTCCTTATATTACCGAAATTCTGTCGAGTGAAGACATACTCAAAACTTCCAATCAGGAATTTACGAGTGATCAGCTTTGGGATAAAATTGCAGAAGATTTTCAGTTTGCGATAGACAATCTGCCCGAAACACAAACACAGATTGGCAGGGCAAGCAAACTTTCCGCTTCGGCTTATCTGGCAAAGTTAAGGCTGTATCAGGCTTACGAACAGGATGATAGCCATAAAGTAACAAATATCAATAAAACCAGGTTACAGGAAGTAGTGACGCTTACGCAAACCGTGATCAGTTCAGGTAAATACAATTTGCAGCCCGATTTTGCAGAAAATTTTCTGGATGGCTATGATAATGGCCCTGAGTCAATTTTTGCCATACAGTATTCTATCAACGACGGAACAGCTTTGGGAAGAATAAGTACCGTAACAGGTTTGAATTATCCTCATGGCGCACCTCAGTACGGATGTTGCGGATTCCATCAGCCCAGCCAGAACCTTGCCAATGCTTTTGGTACCGGTGCCGACGGTCTGCCGAAATTTGATAATTTTAACGAAACCAGCATTGATTTTAACACTGCAACTGTTGATCCGCGTGTAGATCATACGATCGGGATTGACGGCCATCCGTATAAATACAATGCAGCACTTCCATTCAGCAATGCATGGATACGCGATGCGGGTGTTTACGGTAATTTTCAAAGCATGAAAGAGCAGCAACTGGCAACGTGCAGCTGTTACAAAAAACAAGGCCCTTTTATCGGAACATCCAAAAACATTGATATTATCCGGTACGCCGATGTACTTTTATTCCAGGCAGAGGCCTATATTGAACTGGGACAACAGGCATTGGCGTTGCCTCTGATCAATAAAGTAAGGGAAAGAGCCGCCGCCAGTACAGCCCGTACCAAAAAAGCAGATGGTACTGATCCTTCAAAATACCTGATCAAACCATATACTGCTGCTAACTGGACGCAGGCTTATGCAAGAAAAGCGCTGCAATGGGAAAGAAGGCTGGAATTTGCGATGGAAAGCCCACGTTTTTTTGACCTGGTTCGATGGGGAATCGCTGAGCCGACTTTAAATGCTTATCTGGCCAAAGAAAAAACCAGGAGATCGTATCTGAATGGTGCCCGGTTTACAGCAGGCCGGGATGAATATTTACCTATTCCCCAGAAAGAAATCAATTTTACAAAAGGGTTATATAAACAGAATCCGGGCTTTTAA